In Ictalurus punctatus breed USDA103 chromosome 3, Coco_2.0, whole genome shotgun sequence, the following are encoded in one genomic region:
- the sdhaf4 gene encoding succinate dehydrogenase assembly factor 4, mitochondrial has translation MSVCQLSIMSLLRFCSFNNKCLIKNGLLLESMITACSRTAGYTTKEDKKPLRKAKTPLGKFDTDDKDTKTTDAFKKFPDDVNPYTKEKGGPAGPEPTRYGDWERKGRCIDF, from the exons ATGTCAGTGTGTCAGCTGAGCATAATGTCCCTTTTACGTTTCTgttcttttaacaacaaatgtttGATAaaaaatggattattattaGAGTCGATGATTACAG CGTGCTCAAGGACAGCAGGCTACACAACCAAAGAGGATAAGAAGCCCCTCCGCAAGGCAAAGACGCCTCTGGGGAAGTTCGACACGGATGATAAGGACACAAAAACTACAGACGCCTTTAAAA AATTTCCAGATGATGTGAATCCatacacaaaagaaaaaggtgGCCCGGCAGGTCCTGAGCCAACACGATATGGAGACTGGGAGAGAAAGGGTCGCTGTATTGACTTTTAG